One genomic segment of Syngnathus acus chromosome 1, fSynAcu1.2, whole genome shotgun sequence includes these proteins:
- the LOC119122330 gene encoding basement membrane-specific heparan sulfate proteoglycan core protein-like isoform X2, translating into MFFFLLFGVQVVQALEGRAWGGTYPWIKICALTGAKANLRCFFTYPEKIDGQETVVQRTQWFTKEHDNEPEDLNLDPDYASRLHYDCHRDRCGLTITELRESDSGTYKFRFITKQWDGGRYTVMPGVKLTVTDLSVQWYGTRVKSLSCVSKCSLGPSTSYVWFENGEEIPEENSQVYTPTPDSKNSFSCAVEGHRQLVSPPVCVSRSCNKVHYDTGSICALKGASVDINCTYSSYDQVKSKFWFSPDRKHLWTNASVPQDLQLEEQYHARFEFLHHADGHSTLRIKNVMESDAAEYRFKFTTRDFEWMNSLPGINLNVAAVQVRVNGGGVRVENSSTVALLSCHSSCRPSASLSFCLAQNGHQVARCFPDHTTKHLQMVLIPGDYVTCHVEGHPLSISPRLYALSPPMVSLSHSGNILEGGRLILNCTSVSALAEHRWHKKMGPANHQMVGKGPQLLFSSIKSSDSGQYFCTAENELGKATSQSAEIDVRPSARVLNIIRLSVMFVLLLLLLLLALCMRKKTSSSSRLRPNEVRQSKEKRHHVDYENIYASAKTRKR; encoded by the exons atgtttttctttttgctcttCGGCGTACAAG TGGTCCAAGCTTTGGAGGGACGAGCCTGGGGAGGGACTTACCCTTGGATTAAGATATGCGCCCTGACAGGAGCAAAGGCCAACCTTCGCTGCTTCTTCACATATCCAGAAAAAATAGACGGCCAGGAAACCGTTGTCCAGAGGACGCAGTGGTTCACCAAAGAACACGACAACGAGCCTGAAGATCTGAACCTGGACCCCGACTACGCCAGCCGTCTGCACTATGACTGTCACCGCGACCGGTGCGGTTTGACAATCACGGAGCTGAGAGAAAGCGACTCGGGCACGTACAAGTTCAGATTCATCACTAAGCAATGGGATGGAGGAAGATACACCGTCATGCCCGGAGTCAAGCTCACCGTCACCG ATCTCAGTGTGCAGTGGTACGGAACTCGTGTCAAGTCTCTGAGCTGCGTCAGCAAGTGCAGTCTGGGGCCGTCCACTTCGTACGTCTGGTTTGAGAACGGAGAGGAAATCCCAGAAGAAAACTCCCAAGTGTACACACCGACGCCTGACTCGAAAAACAGCTTCTCGTGTGCCGTAGAAGGACACCGGCAACTTGTGTCTCCTCCAGTGT GCGTGTCCCGCTCCTGTAACAAGGTGCATTACGACACCGGAAGCATCTGCGCCCTCAAAGGCGCCTCGGTGGACATTAATTGCACCTACAGCAGCTACGACCAGGTCAAGTCCAAGTTCTGGTTCAGTCCGGATCGCAAACACTTGTGGACGAACGCCTCTGTGCCTCAGGACCTCCAGTTGGAAGAGCAGTATCACGCTCGTTTCGAGTTTCTTCACCATGCTGACGGACATTCCACTCTGAGGATCAAAAACGTGATGGAGAGTGACGCCGCCGAGTATCGTTTCAAATTCACCACGCGAGATTTTGAATGGATGAATAGCTTACCGGGAATCAATTTGAACGTCGCAG CTGTGCAGGTGCGCGTGAACGGCGGCGGCGTCCGAGTGGAAAACTCCAGCACGGTGGCGTTGTTGTCGTGTCACAGCAGCTGCAGACCGTCAGCCAGTTTGTCCTTCTGCTTGGCGCAGAACGGCCATCAAGTGGCTCGCTGCTTTCCTGACCACACCACCAAACATCTGCAAATGGTCTTGATTCCTGGAGACTACGTCACCTGCCACGTAGAAGGACATCCACTCAGCATCTCACCTCGCCTGT ATGCTCTGAGCCCCCCCATGGTGTCGCTGAGTCATTCCGGTAACATTCTAGAAGGTGGTCGGCTAATTCTAAACTGCACCAGCGTCAGCGCTTTGGCCGAACACCGCTGGCACAAAAAGATGGGACCCGCAAACCACCAAATGGTCGGAAAGGGACCGCAGCTGCTCTTCAGCTCCATCAAGTCTTCAGACTCAGGCCAATATTTCTGCACTGCGGAGAACGAGCTGGGGAAGGCGACGTCGCAAAGTGCGGAGATTGACGTCAGACCATCAGCGAGAGTGCTAAACATCATCAGGTTGAGTGTGATGTTTgtgctcctgctcctgctgctcctACTGGCTCTCTGCATGAG GAAAAAGacgtcgtcctcctccagACTGCGACCAAACGAGGTCCGACAGTCCAAAGAG AAGCGCCACCATGTGGACTATGAGAATATCTACGCTTCAGCGAAGACACGCAAACGTTAA
- the LOC119122330 gene encoding uncharacterized protein LOC119122330 isoform X1: MFFFLLFGVQVVQALEGRAWGGTYPWIKICALTGAKANLRCFFTYPEKIDGQETVVQRTQWFTKEHDNEPEDLNLDPDYASRLHYDCHRDRCGLTITELRESDSGTYKFRFITKQWDGGRYTVMPGVKLTVTDLSVQWYGTRVKSLSCVSKCSLGPSTSYVWFENGEEIPEENSQVYTPTPDSKNSFSCAVEGHRQLVSPPVCVSRSCNKVHYDTGSICALKGASVDINCTYSSYDQVKSKFWFSPDRKHLWTNASVPQDLQLEEQYHARFEFLHHADGHSTLRIKNVMESDAAEYRFKFTTRDFEWMNSLPGINLNVAAVQVRVNGGGVRVENSSTVALLSCHSSCRPSASLSFCLAQNGHQVARCFPDHTTKHLQMVLIPGDYVTCHVEGHPLSISPRLYALSPPMVSLSHSGNILEGGRLILNCTSVSALAEHRWHKKMGPANHQMVGKGPQLLFSSIKSSDSGQYFCTAENELGKATSQSAEIDVRPSARVLNIIRLSVMFVLLLLLLLLALCMRKKTSSSSRLRPNEVRQSKEVIDQMEVLQTDPDLFNHVSSEAPPCGL; this comes from the exons atgtttttctttttgctcttCGGCGTACAAG TGGTCCAAGCTTTGGAGGGACGAGCCTGGGGAGGGACTTACCCTTGGATTAAGATATGCGCCCTGACAGGAGCAAAGGCCAACCTTCGCTGCTTCTTCACATATCCAGAAAAAATAGACGGCCAGGAAACCGTTGTCCAGAGGACGCAGTGGTTCACCAAAGAACACGACAACGAGCCTGAAGATCTGAACCTGGACCCCGACTACGCCAGCCGTCTGCACTATGACTGTCACCGCGACCGGTGCGGTTTGACAATCACGGAGCTGAGAGAAAGCGACTCGGGCACGTACAAGTTCAGATTCATCACTAAGCAATGGGATGGAGGAAGATACACCGTCATGCCCGGAGTCAAGCTCACCGTCACCG ATCTCAGTGTGCAGTGGTACGGAACTCGTGTCAAGTCTCTGAGCTGCGTCAGCAAGTGCAGTCTGGGGCCGTCCACTTCGTACGTCTGGTTTGAGAACGGAGAGGAAATCCCAGAAGAAAACTCCCAAGTGTACACACCGACGCCTGACTCGAAAAACAGCTTCTCGTGTGCCGTAGAAGGACACCGGCAACTTGTGTCTCCTCCAGTGT GCGTGTCCCGCTCCTGTAACAAGGTGCATTACGACACCGGAAGCATCTGCGCCCTCAAAGGCGCCTCGGTGGACATTAATTGCACCTACAGCAGCTACGACCAGGTCAAGTCCAAGTTCTGGTTCAGTCCGGATCGCAAACACTTGTGGACGAACGCCTCTGTGCCTCAGGACCTCCAGTTGGAAGAGCAGTATCACGCTCGTTTCGAGTTTCTTCACCATGCTGACGGACATTCCACTCTGAGGATCAAAAACGTGATGGAGAGTGACGCCGCCGAGTATCGTTTCAAATTCACCACGCGAGATTTTGAATGGATGAATAGCTTACCGGGAATCAATTTGAACGTCGCAG CTGTGCAGGTGCGCGTGAACGGCGGCGGCGTCCGAGTGGAAAACTCCAGCACGGTGGCGTTGTTGTCGTGTCACAGCAGCTGCAGACCGTCAGCCAGTTTGTCCTTCTGCTTGGCGCAGAACGGCCATCAAGTGGCTCGCTGCTTTCCTGACCACACCACCAAACATCTGCAAATGGTCTTGATTCCTGGAGACTACGTCACCTGCCACGTAGAAGGACATCCACTCAGCATCTCACCTCGCCTGT ATGCTCTGAGCCCCCCCATGGTGTCGCTGAGTCATTCCGGTAACATTCTAGAAGGTGGTCGGCTAATTCTAAACTGCACCAGCGTCAGCGCTTTGGCCGAACACCGCTGGCACAAAAAGATGGGACCCGCAAACCACCAAATGGTCGGAAAGGGACCGCAGCTGCTCTTCAGCTCCATCAAGTCTTCAGACTCAGGCCAATATTTCTGCACTGCGGAGAACGAGCTGGGGAAGGCGACGTCGCAAAGTGCGGAGATTGACGTCAGACCATCAGCGAGAGTGCTAAACATCATCAGGTTGAGTGTGATGTTTgtgctcctgctcctgctgctcctACTGGCTCTCTGCATGAG GAAAAAGacgtcgtcctcctccagACTGCGACCAAACGAGGTCCGACAGTCCAAAGAGGTGATAGATCAAATGGAAGTCCTGCAGACTGATCCTGATCTTTTCAACCATGTCTCCTCAGAAGCGCCACCATGTGGACTATGA
- the LOC119122330 gene encoding basement membrane-specific heparan sulfate proteoglycan core protein-like isoform X3, which yields MFFFLLFGVQVVQALEGRAWGGTYPWIKICALTGAKANLRCFFTYPEKIDGQETVVQRTQWFTKEHDNEPEDLNLDPDYASRLHYDCHRDRCGLTITELRESDSGTYKFRFITKQWDGGRYTVMPGVKLTVTDLSVQWYGTRVKSLSCVSKCSLGPSTSYVWFENGEEIPEENSQVYTPTPDSKNSFSCAVEGHRQLVSPPVCVSRSCNKVHYDTGSICALKGASVDINCTYSSYDQVKSKFWFSPDRKHLWTNASVPQDLQLEEQYHARFEFLHHADGHSTLRIKNVMESDAAEYRFKFTTRDFEWMNSLPGINLNVAAVQVRVNGGGVRVENSSTVALLSCHSSCRPSASLSFCLAQNGHQVARCFPDHTTKHLQMVLIPGDYVTCHVEGHPLSISPRLYALSPPMVSLSHSGNILEGGRLILNCTSVSALAEHRWHKKMGPANHQMVGKGPQLLFSSIKSSDSGQYFCTAENELGKATSQSAEIDVRPSARVLNIIRLSVMFVLLLLLLLLALCMRKKTSSSSRLRPNEKRHHVDYENIYASAKTRKR from the exons atgtttttctttttgctcttCGGCGTACAAG TGGTCCAAGCTTTGGAGGGACGAGCCTGGGGAGGGACTTACCCTTGGATTAAGATATGCGCCCTGACAGGAGCAAAGGCCAACCTTCGCTGCTTCTTCACATATCCAGAAAAAATAGACGGCCAGGAAACCGTTGTCCAGAGGACGCAGTGGTTCACCAAAGAACACGACAACGAGCCTGAAGATCTGAACCTGGACCCCGACTACGCCAGCCGTCTGCACTATGACTGTCACCGCGACCGGTGCGGTTTGACAATCACGGAGCTGAGAGAAAGCGACTCGGGCACGTACAAGTTCAGATTCATCACTAAGCAATGGGATGGAGGAAGATACACCGTCATGCCCGGAGTCAAGCTCACCGTCACCG ATCTCAGTGTGCAGTGGTACGGAACTCGTGTCAAGTCTCTGAGCTGCGTCAGCAAGTGCAGTCTGGGGCCGTCCACTTCGTACGTCTGGTTTGAGAACGGAGAGGAAATCCCAGAAGAAAACTCCCAAGTGTACACACCGACGCCTGACTCGAAAAACAGCTTCTCGTGTGCCGTAGAAGGACACCGGCAACTTGTGTCTCCTCCAGTGT GCGTGTCCCGCTCCTGTAACAAGGTGCATTACGACACCGGAAGCATCTGCGCCCTCAAAGGCGCCTCGGTGGACATTAATTGCACCTACAGCAGCTACGACCAGGTCAAGTCCAAGTTCTGGTTCAGTCCGGATCGCAAACACTTGTGGACGAACGCCTCTGTGCCTCAGGACCTCCAGTTGGAAGAGCAGTATCACGCTCGTTTCGAGTTTCTTCACCATGCTGACGGACATTCCACTCTGAGGATCAAAAACGTGATGGAGAGTGACGCCGCCGAGTATCGTTTCAAATTCACCACGCGAGATTTTGAATGGATGAATAGCTTACCGGGAATCAATTTGAACGTCGCAG CTGTGCAGGTGCGCGTGAACGGCGGCGGCGTCCGAGTGGAAAACTCCAGCACGGTGGCGTTGTTGTCGTGTCACAGCAGCTGCAGACCGTCAGCCAGTTTGTCCTTCTGCTTGGCGCAGAACGGCCATCAAGTGGCTCGCTGCTTTCCTGACCACACCACCAAACATCTGCAAATGGTCTTGATTCCTGGAGACTACGTCACCTGCCACGTAGAAGGACATCCACTCAGCATCTCACCTCGCCTGT ATGCTCTGAGCCCCCCCATGGTGTCGCTGAGTCATTCCGGTAACATTCTAGAAGGTGGTCGGCTAATTCTAAACTGCACCAGCGTCAGCGCTTTGGCCGAACACCGCTGGCACAAAAAGATGGGACCCGCAAACCACCAAATGGTCGGAAAGGGACCGCAGCTGCTCTTCAGCTCCATCAAGTCTTCAGACTCAGGCCAATATTTCTGCACTGCGGAGAACGAGCTGGGGAAGGCGACGTCGCAAAGTGCGGAGATTGACGTCAGACCATCAGCGAGAGTGCTAAACATCATCAGGTTGAGTGTGATGTTTgtgctcctgctcctgctgctcctACTGGCTCTCTGCATGAG GAAAAAGacgtcgtcctcctccagACTGCGACCAAACGAG AAGCGCCACCATGTGGACTATGAGAATATCTACGCTTCAGCGAAGACACGCAAACGTTAA
- the si:ch211-133l11.10 gene encoding rho-related GTP-binding protein RhoU: MLPADESGPKPRRVSLPAPPPSPPGRRHFPLHLGAKRRRSGPAPERRVNCVLVGDGAVGKSSLVISYTTNGYPARYVPTAFDNFTAVVVVDGMPIGLQLCDTAGQKWGVADESINDELERLRPLCYRNADVFLLCYSVVRPASFRNLTQRWVPEIRRHCPGAPLVLVGTQLDLREDVQVLIRLARSHERPVGSEEGRQLARQLGAAGFAECSALTQKNLKEAFDCAILASIRHIPDDGDLSDWPRRVTLKRTTPDKIKKLSEAWWKKIRCLVGEQNCDQLTM; the protein is encoded by the exons ATGCTTCCCGCCGACGAGAGCGGCCCCAAGCCTCGCCGCGTGTCGCTGCCGGCGCCCCCGCCGTCCCCGCCGGGCCGCCGCCACTTCCCGCTGCACTTGGGCGCGAAGCGGCGGCGTTCGGGCCCTGCGCCGGAGCGCCGCGTCAACTGCGTCCTGGTGGGAGATGGCGCGGTGGGCAAAAGCAGCCTGGTCATCAGCTACACCACCAACGGGTACCCCGCCAGATACGTGCCCACCGCTTTCGACAACTTCACAG ccgtggtggtggtggacgGGATGCCGATCGGACTGCAGCTGTGCGACACGGCGGGACAG AAATGGGGAGTTGCTGATGAATCCATCAAT GACGAGCTGGAGCGTCTCCGGCCGCTCTGCTACCGAAACGCCGACGTCTTCCTGCTGTGCTACAGCGTGGTCCGACCCGCTTCCTTCCGCAATCTGACCCAACGTTGGGTTCCCGAGATCCGCCGCCACTGTCCCGGCGCGCCGCTCGTCCTGGTGGGCACCCAGCTGGACCTGCGCGAAGACGTCCAAGTGCTGATCCGGCTGGCCCGGAGCCACGAGCGTCCGGTGGGCTCGGAAGAGGGCCGGCAGCTGGCCCGGCAGCTCGGCGCCGCCGGCTTCGCCGAGTGCTCGGCGCTGACCCAGAAGAACCTGAAGGAAGCCTTTGATTGCGCCATCCTGGCGAGCATCCGGCACATCCCAGATGACGGCGACCTTAGCGATTGGCCACGGAGAGTGACCCTCAAGAGGACCACTCCTGACAAAATCAAAAAGCTCTCGGAGGCCTGGTGGAAGAAGATCCGATGTCTGGTGGGGGAACAGAATTGTGACCAGCTGACTATGTAA